In Antechinus flavipes isolate AdamAnt ecotype Samford, QLD, Australia chromosome 3, AdamAnt_v2, whole genome shotgun sequence, a genomic segment contains:
- the GRK1 gene encoding rhodopsin kinase GRK1: protein MDFGSLETVVANSAFIAARGSIDASGSSHLSRDKKYFSKLKLPPLSKCESLRNTLNLDFENICSEQPIGKRLFQQFLKNEERLVPAVELWRDIEDYDTADDDFRLQKAQAILAGYLDPQAKLFCSFLEEGMIEKVKEKHSSIPNGLFQPLLQATLGYLSEAPFREYLESLYFMRFLQWKWLEAQPIGEDWFLDFRVLGKGGFGEVSGCQMKATGKMYACKKLNKKRLKKRKGYQGAIVEKRILTKVHSRFIVSLAYAFETKTDLCLVMTIMNGGDLRYHIYNVNEENPGFEEARAVFYIAQIICGMEHLHQKRIVYRDLKPENVLLDNDGNVRISDLGLAVELKEGETKTKGYAGTPGFMAPELLQSEEYDFSVDYFALGVTLYEMIAARGPFRARGEKIENKELKQRIISDPVTYSEKFSKASKDFCEGLLEKSPAKRLGFKNGNCDELRANVLFKDINWRQLEAGTLEPPFIPDSRTVYAKNIQDVGAFSTVKGIVFDKADTEFFQEFATGNCPIPWQEEMIEMGIFGDLNVWRADGQMPDDMKGIAVEEPSSSSKSGMCLVS from the exons ATGGATTTTGGCTCTTTGGAGACTGTTGTGGCCAATTCTGCCTTCATAGCTGCCCGGGGCAGCATCGATGCAAGTGGTAGTTCCCACTTATCCCGGGACAAGAAATACTTTTCCAAGCTCAAACTTCCTCCTCTCTCCAAATGTGAATCCCTACGGAACACTCTTAACTTAGACTTTGAAAACATTTGCTCTGAGCAGCCTATCGGCAAGCGCCTCTTTCAGCAGTTCCTAAAGAATGAGGAGCGGCTTGTCCCCGCGGTTGAGTTATGGAGAGACATTGAAGACTACGACACTGCTGATGATGATTTTCGCCTTCAGAAAGCCCAGGCCATCCTTGCTGGCTATCTGGACCCCCAGGCCAAACTTTTCTGCAGCTTCCTGGAAGAGGGGATGATTGAGAAGGTCAAGGAGAAACACTCAAGCATCCCTAATGGACTATTCCAGCCTCTTCTTCAAGCCACCCTGGGCTACCTGAGCGAGGCTCCCTTCCGAGAGTACTTGGAGAGTTTGTATTTCATGAGATTTCTGCAGTGGAAATGGCTGGAAGCCCAGCCCATCGGGGAAGACTGGTTTTTGGACTTCAGGGTCTTGGGAAAAGGGGGTTTTGGGGAGGTTTCAGGTTGCCAGATGAAAGCCACAGGCAAGATGTACGCCTGTAAAAAACTGAATAAGAAGAGGCTGAAGAAACGAAAAGGGTATCAA GGTGCAATTGTAGAGAAGAGAATTCTAACCAAGGTCCATAGCAGATTTATAGTCTCTTTGGCCTATGCATTTGAAACCAAAACTGACCTCTGTTTGGTGATGACAATCATGAATGGAGGAGACTTAAG GTATCACATCTACAATGTTAATGAGGAGAATCCTGGTTTTGAGGAAGCAAGAGCCGTCTTTTACATTGCTCAGATCATCTGTGGCATGGAACATCTCCATCAGAAGAGGATTGTGTATCGGGATCTCAAACCAGAGAATGTCCTATTGGATAATGATG GCAATGTCCGTATTTCTGATCTTGGCCTTGCTGTGGAactgaaggaaggagagacaaagacaaaaggtTATGCAGGCACCCCAG GTTTCATGGCGCCAGAATTGCTTCAGAGTGAGGAATACGATTTCTCTGTGGACTACTTTGCCTTGGGGGTTACATTATATGAGATGATTGCAGCCAGGGGACCTTTTCGAGCCAGAGGAGAAAAG ATCGAAAACAAAGAACTCAAACAAAGAATTATTTCTGATCCTGTGACATACTCGGAGAAATTTAGCAAGGCTAGTAAGGACTTCTGTGAAGGCCTTCTTGAAAAAAGTCCAGCGAAGCGCCTTGGATTCAAAAATGGCAACTGTGATGAACTCCGAGCCAATGTCCTCTTCAAGGACATTAACTGGAGGCAGCTAGAAGCTG GTACTTTGGAACCTCCTTTTATTCCTGACTCTAGAACTGTCTATGCAAAGAACATCCAGGATGTTGGTGCCTTTTCTACTGTTAAAGGGATTGTCTTTGATAAAGCAGATACGGAGTTCTTTCAGGAATTTGCAACTGGAAATTGTCCCATACCCTGGCAGGAAGAGATGATTGAAATGGGAATTTTTGGGGACCTGAATGTGTGGCGTGCTGATGGCCAGATGCCTGATGACATGAAGGGGATAGCTGTAGAAGAGCCATCCTCATCATCTAAGTCAGGAATGTGTCTGGTTTCCTAA